Sequence from the Chroogloeocystis siderophila 5.2 s.c.1 genome:
GTAGTGTCCTTTTTTAGAAAGTGCGATCGCGATTCCAAAGGCACGACTTTCCCAATCGCTTTGAAATAATAACTCCCCATTACTGCGAGGCGGTGCATCTTGGCTTCCCAGCATACTTGCAGTCACAAACTGCTCAAACTTAATCTGCATTTGGCACTCTACTTGCTGATTCTAACTACTCTGAGAAATTTGGACTTTCGCTGCACCTTGCATGGCTTCTGGAGTGACTATTGCAGCGAGTTGTTCTTCTGTCCATCCTTCTGTACCTGCGGGGCGTTCTGGAATGACGAACCAGCGAATTTGCGCACTTGTATCCCACACGCGTACTTCAGTTGATTCAGGAATGTCTAATCCGAACTCTTGTAAGACTTTTCTGGGTTCTCTAATTGCTCTGGCGCGAAATGTGGGATCTTTGAACCAGTAGGGAGGTAAGCCGAGAACGGGCCAAGGATAGCAGGAACACAGAGTACATACAATTAAGTTGTGTACGTCTGGAGTATTTTCGACTGCTTTCATATGTTCGCCCTCAGCACCCGCCATGCCACGTGGTAAATTCATTTGTGCGATCGCCGCAGGTGTATCTTCGAGTAAGCGTTGCTTGAATTCAGGATCTACCCATGCTTTGGCGACAATCTTAGCACCGTTAAATGGTCCCATATCCTTTTCAAAGAAGTCGATGACTTTATCAACCGTTTCACTGGTAATAATTCCTTTTTCAATCAGCAGAGATTCTAAAGCTTTTACACGGGCTGCATTATAGGCTTCTCTGCTACTGTCGCTCATGACTTTAAATTCCTCACAAAATGAACACCTTCAACTTGGGTCTTCGATATATGCTTCGTAGATATCTGCGTAAATCCAGGTTTTTGGTTCTGTCAAATTACCCCAAATCTCATGGGAATCAAACTTGATACTGTAAATAGGCATTGGATCTCCCACACCATCTCCTGTCTGTAAAGGATAATTGTAAGCACCTTCGTAAACTGTTTCGATGACTCCCTGTTTATTTCGCAAGTATCCTGGTAATTTGCAATGTTCAGTTGGTAAGGGATTTTTGATCGTTACTGCATCACCTACGCTGAACTTAGGTTTTAGATCTTCTACCTTGCACTTGGGCGAATCTCCCACACGCAGATACTCAATCACTTGATTATCAATTGCAGGCTCGGTGTTATGGGGTAGAGGTGTATCAGATTTTTCTAAAAATACTTCAGTTTTCGTTTCAAGTTCTGCTGTAGAAATGTATCCTGATTCAATAAAAAAACTGGAAATACCTCCAAGCCATTTCTCGTAGTAGCGGTACTTGAAGTAGTCAAAAGGGTTCATTCCTTCAGCAAGTTTGCGCAAATTTGCCCACGTCCAGATACTTTTGAATTGAGTAGGTGTTACCTTAGCAGCTTCTAAGTGTTGACTAAGCGCCATCATCGCCACATGGATACCAAAAATTCGCTTTTCCCAAGGTTGGACAAAAACGCGCTTCTCGAAGTTGATGCGTCCTAATCCCTCAAGTCCACCAAGATAATGCTGAAGTTTCATTCAATTCTGCGGGTAAGAGTCGCATTACATATTGAGTTAAAGCGATTACAACTTACCAAAAGTTCTTGCAGCATTTTGTAAGAAAAATTACGGTTGGTGCAAACAAATGGTGAAAAATTTTTAAGCTAAGCAGTTACGAAATTCTTGTTTTAGCTGATTTTCATCTAAGTTGCGACCAATGAACACCAATTCATTTTTGCGGCTCTCTCCTGGTTTCCAAGGGCGACCTGGTCTACCATCGAGTAGCATATGGATGCCTTGAAAGACAAAGCGTCGATCTTCTGAATCAACATTTAGGATACCTTTGAGCCGAAAAATGTTTTGACCTTGAGTTTGCGTTAATTGATTTAACCAGTTGGTTAACTTATCGCTGTCAACGATTCCCGTTTGGGCGATCGCAACTGAACTAATAGAACGATCGTGTTCGTGAGCATCTTCCTCCAAAAAATTGGAATCAATTGACAAAGCATTCTTCAAATCAAAGGCTTTAACTCCTAAAATGCCCTCAATGTTCAAGTTGCAGTTTTGAGTATGATACAACTTAGCGAATGCATTGATTTCTCGAACTCGTTTTTCTAGTTCTTGCAATTGTGGTTGTGAAACAAGGTCAATTTTATTAATCAAAACCACATCGGCAAAAGCAATTTGCTCTTGTGCTTCGTTACTATCCCAATGATGGCAGATATGTTTGGCGTCAACAACAGTAACAACAGCATCAAGTTCGGCGTGCGATCGCATCACTTCATCGACAAAAAAAGATTGAATCACAGGTGCAGGGTCAGCCAATCCTGTTGTTTCAATGACCAAGTAGTCAAATTTGTCTCGTTTTTGCATCAAGCTGTTAACAATCCGAATCAGGTCGCCGCGTACTGTACAGCAGATACAACCATTGTTCATCTCTAAAATTTCTTCATCAGTATCGATAACTAACTGAGCGTCAATACCTATTTCTCCAAATTCATTGACAATTACTGCTACTTTCTTCCCATGTTTATGAGTAAGAATACGATTTAAAAGCGTAGTTTTTCCAGCACCCAAATAGCCTGTAATAACGGTAACTGGTGTAGGTTTTACTTTTAGATAAGCCATAATTCTAGCTTGTTAATTCCTCAAAATAATAAGCGCTTTTCATTGTTATTGATAGTAATTTTAACAAAGTTATTCCATCGTATTAGTTATTACAAAGCCATAAATGCTGTATTTAGATATACAGTATCTCCAGAGAAAATCAGTAATTCTTACTTCAGGAGATTACTTTTGTGTTGCTATTTTCGTCAGCGTGTCAGCAATAAATTCTTGAAGAAATAAGAACAAAAGTAGTTAAATCGACATTCACAAAATTTTGCGGGAGGATCTGATGGTCGTGAAGAAACCTACACTCGGCGAACTAGATCGGATTTCTCAACAATACCACCTTGAATTAACGCCAGACGACCTTGCTTCTTTTCAATCACTCATGAGTGGCACATTAGCGTCGTACAGTAGATTAGACGAGCTAACCGAGCCAACATTACCTGTCAAATATCCTCGTACTCCAGGCTATCGACCGCTACCACACGAGAATCCATATAATGCATGGTACTGGAAGACTTCTATTAAAGGTGCTGCATCAGGAATATTAACAGGTAAGGCGATCGCCATTAAAGATAATGTTTGCGTAGCTGGCGTGCCAATGATGAATGGTACTGCCGTGTTAGAAGGCTACGTCCCCGAAGTTGATGCCACAATTGTGAAGCGGATATTAGATGCTGGCGGTGAAATTGCAGGTAAGGCTGTCTGTGAAAGTTTGTGTTTTTCTGGTAGCAGCTTTACTGCAGATACAGGTGCTGTCCGCAATCCACATGACGAAAGCCGCACTGCTGGTGGTTCTTCGAGTGGTAGCGCTGCACTCGTCGCGGGTGGAGTTGTTGATATGGCAATCGGCGGCGATCAGGGAGGTTCGATTAGAATTCCTGCGAGTTGGTGTGGCATTGTCGGATTAAAGCCAACGTACGGATTAGTACCTTATACGGGGATTTTTCCGATTGAGCTAACCCTCGATCATACAGGACCAATGGCACGAACGGTGCAAGATGTCGCGCTACTATTAGAAGCGATCGCCGGTGCAGATGGTTTAGATCCTCGACAATACAACGTGCAAACAGCGCCTTACACTGCATCTTTAACGGGAGAAGCGAACAATATTCGGGTAGGAATTGTGAAAGAAGGTTTTGGCATTCTAGGATTATCCGAAGCTGACGTTGATGAAATCGTCATGGAAGCTGCTTATCGTTTAGAAAAAGTAGGGTGCAAAGTCAGTGAGATTTCAATTCCCATGCACCGCGATGGTTTGCATATTTGGACTCCTATTGCTACCGAAGGTGCAACAATGCTTATGGTTAAGGGCAATAGCATGGGAACCAATTGGAAAGGACACTATACAACAAGCTTGTTAGACGTCTACGCGCGCGGTTGGCAAAGTCGGGCTGATGATTTGTCTGAAACAACAAAGTTAGTGTTGCTTGCGGGTCAATATATGCAAGATAAATATCATGGTCGTTATTATGCGAAAGCCCAAAACCTAGGAAGGTTGCTGAAAAATACTTACGATGCTGCCTTACAAGAGTGCGATGTCTTAGTTATGCCGACATTACCGCTAAAAGCAACTAAATTACCTGCAAGTGATGCTTCGCGCGAAGAACGCATTGCTAGAGCTTTAGAAATGTTGCCCAACACTGCGCCATTTGACGTTACCGGACATCCAGCACTTTCAATCAATGCGGGAATGTCAGCAGGATTACCTGTGGGAATGATGCTTGTTGGTCGCTACTGGGATGAAACCACTGTGTTACGGGTAGCTCATGCTTTTGAGCAGCTAAACTAAATGCAATTCAAATTATGAGTAATGTTACTTTTATTTCGCGAACTGGTTTTCAAGCTAAAAACGATCCAAATTGTTTTAATCGACTGCATCCAGCCCTAAAACCTGTAGCTCATGCTAAACCTGGTGAGTTAATTGTCTTTGAAACTCGCGATGCATTTGACAATCAATTTTCACCAAAATCGACTCCAGAGCAAGTTGCTTTTGCGGATCTCAATTTAGTTCACCCCATGACTGGACCTGTATATATTGAAGGTGCTGAACGGGGAGACGTCTTGGCTGTTACTTTAGTTGATATTGAACCAGACGAGTACGGCTATACCGTTATTGTGCCTGGATTTGGGTTTTTACGCGACCAATTTAGCGAGCCATTCATCGCTAATTGGCAATTAGATCGTTTGAGTGCTACTTCCGAGCAAATTCCAGGCGTAAAAATTTCCATGTGCGCCTTTCCAGGTTCTATTGGTGTTTTGCCAGGAGAAATTGAACTTGAAAAAGCTTTGGCACGGGAGGCACAACTTGCGCAAGCAGGGGGTTTTGTCTTGTTACCGAATGCAGCAGGTGCAATTCCTGCCGATTTATTTGGCGAACAGGGAGCGCACAAAGACAAAGCATTACGAACTATTCCCCCGCGCGAGTTCGGTGGCAATATGGACATCAAACAGATGCAAGTCGGTACAACATTGTTGTTTCCCTGCTTTGTCGAAGGTGGTGGGTTATGGTGTGGAGACGTTCACTATGCTCAAGGCGACGGCGAGGTATCAGGAACAGCAATTGAAATGGCTGCTCGCGTGAGTGTCCGCACTGAAATTCGCAAAGGATGGGGCGAGTATGTCAAGTTTCCCCAATTTGAAGGCGGTATACAACTGCAACGAACTGAACCTACTAAGTTTTATGCAACGACGGGAATTCCACTCAAAGCACGAGGAGAACTACCACCGCATCTTGCCTATTTAGATAGCCCGAAAGCCGCAGCATTAGAAAACTTGTCTGAAGATTTGACCCTAGCAACGCGCAATGCTTTGTTACAGATGATTGACTATTTAGTGCAACAACGCGGTTACACCAGAGAGCAAGCTTTAATTATTGCCGCAGTAGCCGTCGATTTGCGGATTGGTCAGTTAGTTGATGTGCCGAACTATGTTGTTTCTGCTGTACTTCCACTCAATATTTTTGGTGATTGAACTTGATGCAACGCAGCGGTAGGAAGCAGAAGGTTTTAATGATCTAGACATCCTTCTATCTTGAGACGCGCTAAGTAACAAATACAATGTTGTCGAAAGCCCTTTACCTTCATACTTCTGTTTTTAAAAAATCAATTTAGACGTGAGGAAGTGTAGGTGTACAAAATTCCACGCCGCTCGTTTCTAACTTCATCGCTGGCACTAATGAGTTGTGGTGCTGCGATCGCTAGTCATACTATATAGAGTACATTCAGCACAAGTTCCAGCGGATCAGTTGGCACGCTCAAAACGAGGAATGGTTACGACTCCACATGACTTAGCTAGCCGTGCAGGGTTATAAGTCTTAGCCGCCGGAGGTAATGCAATCGAGGCAGCGATCGCAATGGGTGCTGTTTTATGCGTCACCTATCCGCATTTTTCTGGAATTGGCGGCGATGCCTTTTTCGTCACATTTCCGACCGCAAAGGTAATCTCAAGACGCTATCAGGGGTGGGACAGGCAGCACAAACCCCGCTCAACTATTCAGGCTCAATGATAGCCAAGGAAATTGTGTCAGCGTCCTGCAAACAGTGTACTTTGATTGGGGTAGTCGTGTTGTTGTTGGCGGTACAGGCATTCTTTGGCATAACCGAAGTGCTTCTTTTAGTCTCGACCCCAAACATCACAATGTGCTTCAACCAGGTAAACGTCCGTTTCACACCTTAAATCCTGGGATGTATCTTGTGCCGCGTATTCTTTACGGTACGCAAGGTGCTGATGGTCAACCGCAAACGCTTGCTACAGTCTTGACACGGATAATTGACTACAAAATGAATCCTTTAGCAGCACTTGCACGCCCGCGCTTTTTACTTGGTAAAACTTTCTCTGAAAGCCGCGACACTCTTAAAGTTAGAACAAGACGCAGGTGAGGAAACATTCAAAGAATTGGCAGCACGCGGACACGAAATCAGTCCAATTCCAGCACAAAGCCCACTAGCCGGACATCCTGGAGCAATTAGTATTGCAGCAGATGGTACGATAACGGGCGCTCACGATCTGCGTAGCGATGGTATTGCACTCGGAATGTCTTAAAGAATTAACATTAGGGATCTAAATACTTATCTTGCACGCGTTTGCTCAAAGCAACATAACAACATTCACCGCTGTATATTGTATTGAATCGAGATACAATAGTTGCCATTGCTGCAACGCAGCCGATTTTGTTTTTAAATGCAGTTTCAGCTTTATTAAATTCAACTCAATCTGTCAAATTATAAGGGTGATTATTCAAGCTACAAATAAAACAGAATTACGCCGTTTGCTACTTCAAAAGCGGCAATCTATGACACTGCAAGAGTGGCAAGAAAAAAGCGATCGCATTTGTTTTCACCTCCAATCATCATCCTTATTTGTTCAAGCAAAAACTGTTCTTAGCTATTTCAGTTTTCGTTGGGAGCCAGAGCTTAACGCGTTATTTAGCATTAATAAAACTTGGGGCTTGCCGCGCTGTGTCAACAAATCACTGATTTGGCATTCTTGGAACCCAGGAGATGATATTCAATTAGGAGCCTATAACATTCCTGAACCTCACTCACGTGCGCCACTCATTGATGTTAACGAAGTCGATTTAATTCTCGTTCCCGCGATCGCTTGCGATACCCAAGGATATCGCTTAGGTTATGGGGGCGGTTTCTATGATCGCTTGCTTAGTTGTCCTGAATGGGCATCGAAGCCCACGATTGGAATTACGTTTAATTTCGCTTATTTACATCAGTTGCCTGTTGAAGCTTGGGATGAACCTCTACATGGTGTTTGTACAGAAAATGGCTTAAAAATAATGCGATGAAATTCATCTTAGTTTTGTTTTGCCCAGCGCAGAGGACGATTGTCCCCTGCGCTCCAACTACATACTTTTAAGCAAGTATTTAGTTAGAAAAATACAATTACTACAATATGGCATTTTTTAAACAAAGTCAATAGTTTTTATTAGATAAAAGTTGATTTATTCAAAATATTAAAGTTAGTT
This genomic interval carries:
- the nthA gene encoding nitrile hydratase subunit alpha; this translates as MSDSSREAYNAARVKALESLLIEKGIITSETVDKVIDFFEKDMGPFNGAKIVAKAWVDPEFKQRLLEDTPAAIAQMNLPRGMAGAEGEHMKAVENTPDVHNLIVCTLCSCYPWPVLGLPPYWFKDPTFRARAIREPRKVLQEFGLDIPESTEVRVWDTSAQIRWFVIPERPAGTEGWTEEQLAAIVTPEAMQGAAKVQISQSS
- the nthB gene encoding nitrile hydratase subunit beta, whose protein sequence is MKLQHYLGGLEGLGRINFEKRVFVQPWEKRIFGIHVAMMALSQHLEAAKVTPTQFKSIWTWANLRKLAEGMNPFDYFKYRYYEKWLGGISSFFIESGYISTAELETKTEVFLEKSDTPLPHNTEPAIDNQVIEYLRVGDSPKCKVEDLKPKFSVGDAVTIKNPLPTEHCKLPGYLRNKQGVIETVYEGAYNYPLQTGDGVGDPMPIYSIKFDSHEIWGNLTEPKTWIYADIYEAYIEDPS
- a CDS encoding CobW family GTP-binding protein; the encoded protein is MAYLKVKPTPVTVITGYLGAGKTTLLNRILTHKHGKKVAVIVNEFGEIGIDAQLVIDTDEEILEMNNGCICCTVRGDLIRIVNSLMQKRDKFDYLVIETTGLADPAPVIQSFFVDEVMRSHAELDAVVTVVDAKHICHHWDSNEAQEQIAFADVVLINKIDLVSQPQLQELEKRVREINAFAKLYHTQNCNLNIEGILGVKAFDLKNALSIDSNFLEEDAHEHDRSISSVAIAQTGIVDSDKLTNWLNQLTQTQGQNIFRLKGILNVDSEDRRFVFQGIHMLLDGRPGRPWKPGESRKNELVFIGRNLDENQLKQEFRNCLA
- a CDS encoding amidase; the encoded protein is MKKPTLGELDRISQQYHLELTPDDLASFQSLMSGTLASYSRLDELTEPTLPVKYPRTPGYRPLPHENPYNAWYWKTSIKGAASGILTGKAIAIKDNVCVAGVPMMNGTAVLEGYVPEVDATIVKRILDAGGEIAGKAVCESLCFSGSSFTADTGAVRNPHDESRTAGGSSSGSAALVAGGVVDMAIGGDQGGSIRIPASWCGIVGLKPTYGLVPYTGIFPIELTLDHTGPMARTVQDVALLLEAIAGADGLDPRQYNVQTAPYTASLTGEANNIRVGIVKEGFGILGLSEADVDEIVMEAAYRLEKVGCKVSEISIPMHRDGLHIWTPIATEGATMLMVKGNSMGTNWKGHYTTSLLDVYARGWQSRADDLSETTKLVLLAGQYMQDKYHGRYYAKAQNLGRLLKNTYDAALQECDVLVMPTLPLKATKLPASDASREERIARALEMLPNTAPFDVTGHPALSINAGMSAGLPVGMMLVGRYWDETTVLRVAHAFEQLN
- a CDS encoding acetamidase/formamidase family protein encodes the protein MSNVTFISRTGFQAKNDPNCFNRLHPALKPVAHAKPGELIVFETRDAFDNQFSPKSTPEQVAFADLNLVHPMTGPVYIEGAERGDVLAVTLVDIEPDEYGYTVIVPGFGFLRDQFSEPFIANWQLDRLSATSEQIPGVKISMCAFPGSIGVLPGEIELEKALAREAQLAQAGGFVLLPNAAGAIPADLFGEQGAHKDKALRTIPPREFGGNMDIKQMQVGTTLLFPCFVEGGGLWCGDVHYAQGDGEVSGTAIEMAARVSVRTEIRKGWGEYVKFPQFEGGIQLQRTEPTKFYATTGIPLKARGELPPHLAYLDSPKAAALENLSEDLTLATRNALLQMIDYLVQQRGYTREQALIIAAVAVDLRIGQLVDVPNYVVSAVLPLNIFGD
- a CDS encoding gamma-glutamyltransferase, producing the protein MRGGTGSTNPAQLFRLNDSQGNCVSVLQTVYFDWGSRVVVGGTGILWHNRSASFSLDPKHHNVLQPGKRPFHTLNPGMYLVPRILYGTQGADGQPQTLATVLTRIIDYKMNPLAALARPRFLLGKTFSESRDTLKVRTRRR
- a CDS encoding 5-formyltetrahydrofolate cyclo-ligase, translated to MIIQATNKTELRRLLLQKRQSMTLQEWQEKSDRICFHLQSSSLFVQAKTVLSYFSFRWEPELNALFSINKTWGLPRCVNKSLIWHSWNPGDDIQLGAYNIPEPHSRAPLIDVNEVDLILVPAIACDTQGYRLGYGGGFYDRLLSCPEWASKPTIGITFNFAYLHQLPVEAWDEPLHGVCTENGLKIMR